AGTGCAGGGTCTGTGGGGACAAAGCCTCGGGCTTCCACTACGGCGTGCATGCCTGTGAGGGCTGCAAGGTGAgtcccagggacagctgggtCCAGCAGCACCAAGCAGGGGTTAGATCCCAGCAACTGGGCTGCCTCCTCACACAAGATTTGCAGCAAAACAGGGATTCGGGATTGATTGTAAAAAACTCAGCCTGTCTAGAATGGGGCAAGTATCAGCAGGCAGCAAATGCTGCCCTGGGAAGAGGGCTGAGACCTGTATGGCCCAAACCTTGCCTTGTCATGCTTTGTTGTGTAAGGCAAATCCATCTGTCCCCATAGGGACcctgagtttatttttaaaaatagtttgtgTTCTGCAGATCAGCAGTGAGCTGTGTGTTTATCTCCCTGGGATCACTGGCTGCAGCTTGGATGTTCCTCTGGAATTCTTTCCCCTGCAGCAGATCCAGCAGGGTTGGGTTAGCAGCCCAGATCCTGCCAGACattcctgcaggctggggttGGCCATGGCTGGTTCCTCCATCCCCCTCTGTGGGCTGCTGGCACAGTCACAGCACCAGGCATGGGGTGCCCCCACAcctcttcctctgcagctcctttctgcTACCACATGACCTTTCCTTGGCATAGACCCCCAGAGAGACCCAGGGCTCCccctcctgagcctccctgCAGCTACTGGGGATAACAAACCAGCCTGGTCCCAGACTCCATGgccccctgctccctccctgcctgcagggttTCTTCCGCCGGACGATCCGCATGAAGCTGGAGTACGAGAAGTGTGAGAGGAGCTGCAAGATTCAGAAGAAGAACAGAAACAAGTGCCAGTACTGCCGCTTCCAGAAATGCCTCTCTCTGGGCATGTCACACAATGGTGAGTGTCACTGCTGCCCACAGGCCTGGCCAGCTGGGTGACACAGGGCCAGCTGCCCTCCTGTGAAGGGTGCCCATGGCCTGCTGTGCTTCAGCCCATGGCTCTTCTTGCCAGGGGATCATTCAAACCCAGTGCTTCAAGCATTTGactcctcttcccctttttctGTATGAGAAGGGGCTATTCATTCCCCCCatgcagtgcagctgctggcatgTGGCTGTCCCTTATGGACTGGCCCTGAGGGAACTGGACACACAAGTTGTTTTTCTGTGCTAGGACTTTTACACTTCAGGTGTAAGAATCTCAGCCCCAGACAGGCAAAGGTGTTTATGTGGGAAGCAGGGTTTGAGCAAGAGCTggaggaatgggatgggagTCTGGAGTGAGGAAGCAGCAGTGGCTGTTTCATGAAGGTGTTAGTGCTGGAAgaactgcagctggagaagctgcaggtgTGTAGCTGCAGGTGTGTAGCTGCAGGTGTGTAGCTGCAGGTTGTGTAGCTGCAGGTGTTCTCCAGCAGACCTGTCTGTCTGCAGTGGCAGAAcaagctgctgcctctctggaTGCATCTCCTGGGGGCCCCCTGCTCTCCTGACCCCAGTTTTGCCCCCCAGCAATCCGCTTTGGGCGCATGCCAGAGGCAGAGAAGAGGAagctggtggcagggctgaCAGCGAGCGAGATCGGCTGCCAGAACCCACAGGTGGCTGACCTGAAAGCTTTCTCCAAGCACATCTACAACGCCTACCTGAAGAATTTCAACATGACCAAAAAGAAGGCAAGAGGTATCCTGACCGGCaaggccagcagcaccccagtAAGTTCCCTCCCAGGACAGGTGGGGTTGGCCATGGCCAGCACGGGGGACTGTTCTCTGGGAGATGCTGCATGTCTCCCTGCTGCCATAGCTGTTCCCATGCAGCCAGGTGGGCTCTGCATGTCCTGCCCCTTGCTGGGAAAAaccccactgctctgcacacTTGTGCTGTGGTGGGTGGGTGCAGATtacctgggcactgtcagccccagaggcagggcacagcacagggacagagagacagacatGACTgtcctgagcagagctggcacctCGAGTCCCAGCAGCAAACTCCTAACTTGCTTCTTGTTCAAGCAGCCTTTTGTGATCCATGACATGGACACCTTGTGGCAGGCAGAGAAGGGGCTGGTGTGGAAGCAGCTGGTGAACGGCATCCCCCCCTACAAGGAGATCGGGGTGCACGTCTTCTACCGCTGCCAGTGCACCACGGTGGAGACCGTGCGGGAGCTCACCGAGTTCGCCAAGAGCATCCCCAGCTTCGTCGGCCTCTACCTGAACGACCAAGTGACTCTGCTCAAGTACGGGGTGCACGAGGCCATCTTTGCCATGCTGGCCTCCATCATGAACAAGGACGGGCTGCTGGTGGCCAACGGGAACGGCTTTGTGACCCGCGAGTTCCTGCGCAGCCTGCGCAAGCCCTTCAGTGAGATCATGGAGCCCAAATTTGAGTTTGCTGTGAAGTTCAACGCGCTGGAGCTGGATGACAGTGACCTGTCCCTGTTTGTGGCTGCCATCATCCTGTGTGGAGGTGAGCGGGTGCCCTCGGCCGTGCCAGGGTCAGGAAGGGAGTTCTCCCTGCTTAGTGGTGGTTCAGAGGGGGCTAGGGcagtgagctgcagctgggtttGAGGTCAGCCTGGGATGTCTCAGGGGCATGAGAGAAGAACTGAACACTTCCAAAACCAAAGCTTCTCTGTGGAGGTGATGCCTGCCAAGCTTGGACCAACAGCAAGGAATGTAGAAGTGACATCTCCTTCTCATGTGCTGCTGTGGATACATTGTCAAGGGCACACTTCTCCCCTTTCTAGCTGATGAGGTTGAAGTCATGGTGGGTGGGTTACAGTCCCTGGCTCcctttccccaggagcagagtgTACTTTGGAGGGCTGCACCGTGACCCTGCAGCTCCCGTGCTTCCTCTCCACAGACCGCCCTGGCCTGATGAACGTGAAGCAGGTGGAGGAGATCCAAGACAACATCCTGAGAGCGCTGGAGTTCCACCTGCAGTCCAACCACCCGGATGCCCAGTACCTCTTCCCCAAGCTGCTGCAGAAGATGGCTGACCTGCGACAGCTGGTGACAGAGCACGCCCAGCTGGTGCAGAAGATCAagaagacagagacagagacatCTCTGCACCCACTTCTGCAGGAGATCTACAAGGACATGTACTAAGGACTGTTATTTATGAGAATGAAGCCATGGATTCCCATCAAGACTCTTTgtacagaaacaaagaaaactctTCCCAGTGTCTTCCATTTCTCCTACTGGAAACTCTTTTCTACGTGACCCTGACGTACGGTACATAGGGCAAGATGCCATCAGGATTTGCAGGTGCCTCCTGCTCGGCCAGGGCTTCCGTTAACACACACTAACAAATCTGCAAAGCTGCTGTTCCCCTTCTgtggcccagctctggctgcccagtTTACATGGCTCAGGCAGCTAGGTCACTGTGGGTGGGGAGCCCTGGTCCTTAGGAGGGCCAAGGGGGTGcaggggccagcagggctgACAGCAGCACTTAGGGTGTGTCTGTATTCTCTTGTTCATTTGCACTCCAAGGACGTGGTCCTGAGCCATGAAGTCTGGGACAGTGTGATGAAAGGatgtttctctctttcccaaAGAAAAGCTCTGGAGTATTTGAACACATGTAGGGCTGTCCCAGGGGAGActctcagctgcagcccccccTGTTCTCTGCAGTGTGTTCCTGTCTCCCAGTGGGACTGTGGGAACTCTGCCTTCCTGGGTGCTGCGTGGGAGCCTTTGCTCCTGGCACCCTCGTTCCATAGGGaacctgtccctgggcacctcagtaggagagaggctgggatggggaagtAGCAGGGAAAGGATTTGACTCCTTAAAATTCACCTTCAGAGCAGAGGCACGGAATCCGTGGCTtccacaggctgctctgcacagaccTGAGTTACAAAAAAGGTGTGTGGAGGGTCAGAGGCCTTGAGCTGGTCAGGGTTTGGtgtcctgcctcagtttcccctctgtGAAAGGGACCTGGATTGTCACATGCTGCCTGCTCCGAGCAGGAGCACAAGGATCTGTTAGTGCATTGGTTGCAGAGAGCTTTGCAGCTGTAAATGCCAAGGATTTATAACCAGGGAGGGGGTGGTTGGGATGCTCACAATGAGCTGGAGCTTCCCAGTGAGCgtggctgtggcagggaagCTGCCAGTCCACCTCTGCCACTGTTCCCAAGAGTGGGAACAGCTCCAGGCCTGGAGGTCTGCCTGATCCCAGCACCACTCTGGGATTTTACCTCACAACTTCCCACAGCTGTAGTGAAATACCACGGTGCTGCCTGGGCCAGGCCAGGCCCCTGGGGTGGGGGCTGTGTCCCTTGGGCTTTGGGCAGGGGGAGGATGGACCTGGGAAGGGCTCAGTTTCCCTTTCAGGATAATGAAAGTGACCCTTCCctgtctgcagctccttccctgtgtCCTGAGCAGCCTTATTAAAATACTGATATTCCCTAGGAGGGGTTGTGGGAGCAAATTATTcggttttattttactttcctcctcttcaggaTAGCAGATTTCCCTGGTGCAATAATTCCTTTAAAACCCAAAGGGGAAGAGCACTGGGCTTTCCCTCCCCATCACAGGGCTGGCCGGTCCCAAACCTCCCCCTGCTGCCACACTCCTCAGTTtgccgtgcctcagtttccctgcccagccctcccaTCCCTACCTCGCAGGGGTGTTGGGAATCACCGTTTCTGAAGCACTTTGAAGCCCTCTGGGGGAAGGCACTGGAGACATGCATGTGCTGGTTGGAGCCTGGGATTtgtccttcccaaaatcccggTGCTGTCCCCACCCCGGTGGCAATGCAGGACTCGTGCCCATCACCTGGGAAACTTTTTGCTCTTCCTTCCTCGACAGTATAACAACCCTCAAACTGAAATGTATATTTTTGCTAGAAGTACAAACCTCCAAGtgtttttaataatataaatagtGTCTACAAACTGACTTGACTTTAAATAAATCTGAACTAAATATTTAAGAACCTTTTAGCATCCAGCCTGTCATTGTGGGCTTTCTCTCAGCACCTGGGTGCAGCTGTCCGTGGGAGACTTTCCAGCAGAAATTTGTGATGGGATTTGCTGTGATTTCCAGGGATTTGCTGTGATTCCCGAGGCTCTGTAATTCTCAGATCTCGTACCTGCTGTGATTTTCTTGCCTGCAAAcctaaagcagcagaaaaagccaGTCCTAAGCAGGAGCCCAGCCTCAGCTGGAGGATTTGCGCCCCAAATGCTGGGGGTGGAGCTGGAAATGAGCTGAAAACACCGCGACGGGGGGAATAATGAGCTCCAGGGGAGTCAAGTGCTGGCAATCTGGCTGTCCTTGGCTGTGATAAAACACCTGAGAATttgctcaggaggagctggagaccCCCCAGGCTCCCCTGTGCTCGGCTTGAGTGCTCTGGGGGAAGCTGTTCCActgctccctgcctctcccatgcagctgggggcactgggagccgtggtgctgctgggcaggggtccCAGGAGACCTGGCTGGAGACCCTCCCTGTGTGGTTACCCCAACAGGCAGCATTACCTTATCCAGCCGTTCCCAGTGTGATGGGGGAGAGAACTGAGAAGTGAAATCCACAGGCTGAGTTAAAGACAGGGCTGAAAAGGAAGGGGGAATAGTAATGGTCAAAGAATTAGAATACACAGAATTtagtgctgcaggctggagtgGTGGCCCCGTGCAGGCTCCTCGC
The genomic region above belongs to Molothrus ater isolate BHLD 08-10-18 breed brown headed cowbird chromosome 25, BPBGC_Mater_1.1, whole genome shotgun sequence and contains:
- the PPARD gene encoding peroxisome proliferator-activated receptor delta isoform X2, with amino-acid sequence MEQLQEEVPEVKEEEEEEAVMVASGASDPTGGPDSSLPSSSYTDLSQSSSPSLSDQLQMGCEEAALGALNVECRVCGDKASGFHYGVHACEGCKGFFRRTIRMKLEYEKCERSCKIQKKNRNKCQYCRFQKCLSLGMSHNAIRFGRMPEAEKRKLVAGLTASEIGCQNPQVADLKAFSKHIYNAYLKNFNMTKKKARGILTGKASSTPPFVIHDMDTLWQAEKGLVWKQLVNGIPPYKEIGVHVFYRCQCTTVETVRELTEFAKSIPSFVGLYLNDQVTLLKYGVHEAIFAMLASIMNKDGLLVANGNGFVTREFLRSLRKPFSEIMEPKFEFAVKFNALELDDSDLSLFVAAIILCGDRPGLMNVKQVEEIQDNILRALEFHLQSNHPDAQYLFPKLLQKMADLRQLVTEHAQLVQKIKKTETETSLHPLLQEIYKDMY
- the PPARD gene encoding peroxisome proliferator-activated receptor delta isoform X1 is translated as MEQLQEEVPEVKEEEEEEAVMVASGASDPTGGPDSSLPSSSYTDLSQSSSPSLSDQLQMGCEEAALGALNVECRVCGDKASGFHYGVHACEGCKGFFRRTIRMKLEYEKCERSCKIQKKNRNKCQYCRFQKCLSLGMSHNAIRFGRMPEAEKRKLVAGLTASEIGCQNPQVADLKAFSKHIYNAYLKNFNMTKKKARGILTGKASSTPQPFVIHDMDTLWQAEKGLVWKQLVNGIPPYKEIGVHVFYRCQCTTVETVRELTEFAKSIPSFVGLYLNDQVTLLKYGVHEAIFAMLASIMNKDGLLVANGNGFVTREFLRSLRKPFSEIMEPKFEFAVKFNALELDDSDLSLFVAAIILCGDRPGLMNVKQVEEIQDNILRALEFHLQSNHPDAQYLFPKLLQKMADLRQLVTEHAQLVQKIKKTETETSLHPLLQEIYKDMY